The sequence AACTTCCCATGGGGATCCTCATCAATAAGAAACCTGGCCAAACGAATTCCCCTGGAGCAATGGATATAAGCCATTATTATTACAGAAGTTTTCagaagcaaataaaaaatagcattaTGGAAATGGAATCAAACTTCATGTAGAAGCTATTTTATCTTAGACATTACAGGGTAAAAAATAGCTCAAAATAGCATctgtgttgaaaaagaaaattaggaaatttcataatattagtTCATTGGTCAAAATACATGACAAGCATACAAAATACCACAAATGAGGGGCAAAGATAAGAATTGAGTCTCACTCGGTGAGCAATAAGCTAAATTGGGATTTAGTGAAAATTGTCAACAGTGTAATAAGATAGATTGGGATTTTGTGAAAACTGTCAAGAGTGTGTGAGATGTCAAATAACTAATAAGATTTCCATATGATGAGGATGAAAGGAAATTAAACAATATTCCAATCTCATTGGGCTATTACCCATGGAGGatgacaaatttttttcttcctcaaacaaacttttttaaaatttggaaagtGAAGAATAATCACATTCATGTATTTAATACTCACTTGAGACATGATTAAGAAAACACCATATAGACCAAAATCAATTGAGCTAATCATGCCAAATAACATTGTGATGTGTTACTAAACACAGTCAAATAATACCAGACAACATGGAAAGAGTAGAACAAGCTTCTATATGCTAAGTTCTATACAAGCGTCAAGGCTCATACATAGATGTGGAGTACAAATATTTACAAGTAAATCCGAAATTCAAACTCATCTATAATAGATGATGTTGGCTTATAAATAAACATGATAATGAAACTTAAAGTTTAACCTCCCATGAAATCGAGAAGGGAaggaggcaaaaaaaaaaaaaaaaaaaaaaaacaaacaaacatggagaaaatgattttttagCCATACCTGGGTGCATCGAACTTTTTGAATCCTCTGTCATCTGAAAATGGATAAACCCCAGGTGATGCTGATTCCATTACTGATTTATGCTGTCTATAAAGTGCACAAACAGCATTCAAACAAAGTTCGGGATCTTTCTCAAATGCTGAAACCATATCAGCTTCAGATGCCCATCTTTTATTTTCTCCAGtcttttgatattttgatagaaGCTCATTAATGTCAGCATCAGCATCACTGGTGCTATCCGTATCATCAGATTCAGATGAGCTGGTACTTTCCTCAATATCTACAAGTTCATCAATCCTGCCTCCAGAAAACCTGTTTAAAATAGTTGGAAATGGTGGTACTGTTGCTATTTTCTCTTCAGATCCTCTCAAGATCGCTTGATCTTGACTTAATGGTCTACGCAGTTCTTCAACATCATTAGCAACAGAAGGAATACCTTTTTCAGAGCAATGACTTGGAATCGTATTGTCTTCATGAATTTTATTGCTCTCACTCTCACATAAATCAATAGATGAAGCTCGTTTTCTTTTGAGCAGTCTTCTCCTTTCCATACCCATCATGCTAGAATCTTCAATGTCTGCAAGATTTTGAGATTTTCCTTTATTGTTCACTGGCATATAATCATCATCACTATCGGCAATCAAAATAGGGTCTCCAGGTGCAAATTTTCCAGAGCCTGCATTGAAGATAATTGTTTGAGATTACAAAGCTATAAGGTAGATTCAATCACAAAGAAAACAGAAATAATTTTGCAGCTTTAAGTTTTGAAGGCGTGTATAAACTACTCCATATTTcgagcaaaataaataaacataagctCTTAAATATTTGGAAACAGAATATATCCAGCATATCAAGATTTTGAATCACCTTATGAAATGTGTTTGTTAGAGTATTTTAGTCATAGATAAGGAAGTAATCGTTATATCCTATTCATTTTATGAACATATTACCACCCTGACTTAATCATTTTGTATTGAAGCATTGGAGTAAACATGGTGTACATATTAAAGACCAGATTTTACTCTTGAATTGGGGTAAGATGAAACAAAAAGTTGGAGATCATATTCAGTGCATATCCAACACACAACTCACCTAAAGAGAAGCCTAACTCACATTGATTCCATGAGCATCCAGCCACAGCCACAAAATAtgtatacagatatatatatatatatatatatatatatttatatataaatattatatatatgtaatctttcagaatattttaaaccttaattAGTAAAACTAACTACCCATAGCACCAGAAGTCAGTCATATGAAATAAAAACCCATCAATTCTGATTTGAACtacataaaactttaaaaaaggattcaattttttaagaaaataaaattagaaaaaaagctACCAAATTTCCAAACTACCTTCTTCACCTTCGGTTAGTGGACTAGGAGCAGAGACCTCATTCTGTTCAACTCTGGCATTTTCATTCCAATTAGAAGCCACATTCTCCTCCTCTGATGGAAGACGAACAGATTCCCCAATACCATTTTCGCCATTGTCGTCGTCTCCATTCCCTTCGATAACCTCCACAGGACCTGAACGCTCCAAAGCATTGCTGCTATTCAACATCTTTACGTCTTCCTCTAACCTGGAGACTCGTTGCTCGTACCTGCTCATCCACCGATTGAGTTCCTCTTCAGCCCCTTTTTTTTCAGACTCCAACTCACTGTTCTTCTCCTTCAGCTCATCAATGGTg comes from Ziziphus jujuba cultivar Dongzao chromosome 6, ASM3175591v1 and encodes:
- the LOC125418197 gene encoding uncharacterized protein LOC125418197 isoform X1, translated to MEVMKEVENPPHLGIDSEKNKSIPELIMNLRTAFRTEDFDMVEGILVAKEAEMKLEIEKMKEEISLFQKERDFHSLEKIRYEKEFKASNERADKAKESYEKLLKKVKVNKRVEDNQTTIDELRKKNAELESLMNLAKEERDSHCIEKVKFETLFNDLNERAKEANERYEKRMEQVKNSYKTTIDELKEKNSELESEKKGAEEELNRWMSRYEQRVSRLEEDVKMLNSSNALERSGPVEVIEGNGDDDNGENGIGESVRLPSEEENVASNWNENARVEQNEVSAPSPLTEGEEGSGKFAPGDPILIADSDDDYMPVNNKGKSQNLADIEDSSMMGMERRRLLKRKRASSIDLCESESNKIHEDNTIPSHCSEKGIPSVANDVEELRRPLSQDQAILRGSEEKIATVPPFPTILNRFSGGRIDELVDIEESTSSSESDDTDSTSDADADINELLSKYQKTGENKRWASEADMVSAFEKDPELCLNAVCALYRQHKSVMESASPGVYPFSDDRGFKKFDAPRGIRLARFLIDEDPHGKLRRSVKELELQNRKGLSECRKLAVEHSKQLFKIYQNKEDPFFIPS
- the LOC125418197 gene encoding uncharacterized protein LOC125418197 isoform X2, whose protein sequence is MEVMKEVENPPHLGIDSEKNKSIPELIMNLRTAFRTEDFDMVEGILVAKEAEMKLEIEKMKEEISLFQKERDFHSLEKIRYEKEFKASNERADKAKESYEKLLKKVKVNKRVEDNQTTIDELRKKNAELESLMNLAKEERDSHCIEKVKFETLFNDLNERAKEANERYEKRMEQVKNSYKTTIDELKEKNSELESEKKGAEEELNRWMSRYEQRVSRLEEDVKMLNSSNALERSGPVEVIEGNGDDDNGENGIGESVRLPSEEENVASNWNENARVEQNEVSAPSPLTEGSGKFAPGDPILIADSDDDYMPVNNKGKSQNLADIEDSSMMGMERRRLLKRKRASSIDLCESESNKIHEDNTIPSHCSEKGIPSVANDVEELRRPLSQDQAILRGSEEKIATVPPFPTILNRFSGGRIDELVDIEESTSSSESDDTDSTSDADADINELLSKYQKTGENKRWASEADMVSAFEKDPELCLNAVCALYRQHKSVMESASPGVYPFSDDRGFKKFDAPRGIRLARFLIDEDPHGKLRRSVKELELQNRKGLSECRKLAVEHSKQLFKIYQNKEDPFFIPS